The Beijerinckiaceae bacterium RH AL1 genome has a segment encoding these proteins:
- a CDS encoding Sulfonate transport system substrate-binding protein (ID:RHAL1_02407;~source:Prodigal:2.6), with amino-acid sequence MTITRRGALGLIGAAVLGPAGASAASQVRIGYQRSSTLLTLLKANGTLEAPFAAKGLSVSWNIFDNVIDAMNTSVIDVDPDVADAVPIFTQSAGAPITFYARELGSPSAEAIVVHADSPIRSIADLKGKKVAVHRGSGSHFILAAGLQRAGLSFKDITPAYLSPSDASAAFERGRVDAWSIWDPFLALIESKVATRTICDATGLSSYHRYYAATTAFVAAHPDLMEVLFAALAEQGAWVKAHPHEAAEKLAPIWGNMPTAVIETANSRRTYRVEPIDRSQLGDQQKIADVFYDAHLIPKRIDATDLKIWRPAGSRT; translated from the coding sequence ATGACGATCACGCGCCGCGGCGCCCTCGGCCTGATCGGTGCCGCCGTGCTGGGCCCGGCCGGCGCCTCCGCGGCATCGCAGGTGCGCATCGGCTACCAGCGCTCCTCGACGCTGCTGACGCTTCTGAAGGCGAACGGCACGCTGGAGGCGCCGTTTGCCGCCAAAGGGCTTTCGGTCAGCTGGAACATCTTCGACAACGTGATCGACGCGATGAACACGTCGGTCATCGACGTTGACCCCGACGTCGCCGACGCTGTGCCGATCTTCACCCAGAGCGCCGGCGCGCCGATCACCTTCTACGCCCGCGAGCTGGGGTCGCCGTCGGCCGAGGCGATCGTGGTGCACGCCGACTCGCCAATCCGGTCGATCGCCGACCTCAAGGGCAAGAAGGTCGCGGTGCACCGCGGCTCGGGCTCGCACTTCATCCTCGCGGCCGGCCTGCAGCGCGCCGGGCTCTCGTTCAAGGACATCACGCCGGCCTATCTCAGCCCGTCCGATGCCTCCGCCGCCTTCGAGCGCGGGCGGGTGGATGCCTGGTCGATCTGGGATCCGTTCCTCGCGCTTATCGAGAGCAAGGTTGCGACCCGAACGATCTGTGATGCGACGGGCCTGTCGAGCTACCACCGCTACTATGCGGCGACGACCGCCTTCGTCGCCGCGCATCCCGATCTCATGGAGGTGCTTTTCGCCGCGCTGGCCGAGCAGGGCGCCTGGGTGAAGGCGCACCCGCACGAGGCCGCTGAGAAGCTGGCGCCGATCTGGGGCAACATGCCGACCGCGGTGATCGAGACCGCGAACAGCCGCCGCACCTATCGCGTCGAGCCGATCGACAGGAGCCAGCTCGGCGACCAGCAGAAGATCGCCGACGTGTTCTACGACGCGCATCTCATCCCGAAGCGGATCGACGCGACCGATCTCAAGATCTGGCGCCCGGCGGGGAGCCGAACATGA